Proteins co-encoded in one Pogona vitticeps strain Pit_001003342236 chromosome 9, PviZW2.1, whole genome shotgun sequence genomic window:
- the LOC110090689 gene encoding interferon-inducible GTPase 5 — MSLKIPQISPAGSPEQGDVSVALVGQTGSGKSALLNSIRGMIEGDVGCAPLEAPPKSGAPVMYPDPSHPNLLFWEVALDDEGQADRWLGEADVLVVVADGKFGESHAHVVKAALAASKKVYFARTKADLELHTVKRLMGERYERAEVINALRGVCAESLGAHQLGQPFVFLISAFEPYALDCPLLREALLRDVCMYERVLKPTRLDFEVISEREIAEIQEAYELGGLSEVVTRIQCSLETIWNAQLNIAITGESGAGKSTFVNVLRGINDEDEGAAATGVTETTAEPTPYPYPSHPNVTLWDLPGVGTPNFQADRYLERVEFSRYDFFIILASERFKENHVCLAQAIVAQGKQFYFVRTKIDNDMDAVRRRKNPPTEEEVLNEIRSDCQEKFAKAGLANSKVFLLSSFEINKYDFQAFEETLEQELPSHKRHAFLLSLPNVSSAIIEKKRQLLHQEVWKVALISSLVAAVPLPGLAFTCDVSILLRKLSTYRQDFGLDAASLTRLAERSGKPLEVLRAEVHSTLGRSINKDVVIGLLGKATGTGLVVANFFIHRIPIYGALAAGGLSFHTTYSMLSQCLEDLAADSQKVLLKAFDSEV; from the exons ATGTCTCTAAAGATCCCGCAGATTTCTCCAGCTGGATCTCCTGAACAAGGAGACGTCTCTGTGGCTCTTGTGGGCCAAACGGGATCGGGCAAATCGGCCCTGCTCAACAGCATACGTGGGATGATAGAAGGTGATGTCGGATGTGCCCCATTGGAGGCCCCACCCAAATCTGGGGCCCCGGTGATGTACCCTGACCCCTCCCACCCCAATTTGCTGTTTTGGGAGGTGGCGCTGGACGACGAAGGCCAAGCCGACCGGTGGCTGGGAGAGGCGGACGTCCTTGTGGTGGTGGCCGACGGCAAATTTGGCGAGAGTCACGCCCATGTGGTCAAGGCGGCCCTGGCGGCTAGCAAGAAGGTCTACTTTGCCCGCACCAAGGCTGACCTGGAGCTGCACACCGTCAAGCGCCTGATGGGGGAGCGCTACGAACGAGCCGAGGTCATCAACGCTCTGCGGGGGGTCTGCGCCGAGTCGTTGGGAGCCCACCAGCTCGGCCAGCCCTTTGTGTTCCTCATCTCTGCCTTTGAGCCTTATGCCCTGGATTGCCCTCTACTGCGAGAAGCCTTGCTGAGGGACGTTTGCATGTACGAGAG GGTTCTGAAGCCCACCCGCTTGGATTTTGAGGTGATCAGTGAACGAGAGATTGCGGAAATCCAGGAGGCCTATGAATTGGGGGGTCTTTCTGAGGTGGTGACACGCATTCAGTGCAGCCTTGAGACGATCTGGAACGCCCAGCTTAATATTGCCATCACTGGGGAATCAGGAGCTGGGAAATCAACTTTTGTCAATGTTTTAAGGGGCATAAATGATGAGGACGAAGGCGCCGCTGCAACAGGTGTGACAGAAACCACAGCCGAGCCCACACCTTATCCTTACCCCAGCCATCCCAATGTTACCTTGTGGGATCTCCCTGGGGTTGGTACCCCCAACTTCCAGGCCGATCGTTACCTGGAAAGAGTGGAGTTTTCTCGCTATGATTTCTTCATCATCCTGGCCTCCGAGAGATTTAAGGAGAACCATGTCTGCTTAGCTCAGGCCATTGTCGCGCAGGGGAAGCAGTTCTACTTTGTGCGCACCAAAATAGACAACGACATGGACGCCGTGCGAAGGAGGAAGAACCCGCCGACTGAAGAAGAGGTTCTGAACGAAATCCGGAGCGACTGCCAAGAGAAGTTTGCCAAGGCTGGGCTGGCCAACTCGAAGGTCTTTCTTCTCAGCAGCTTCGAGATCAACAAGTATGACTTCCAAGCCTTTGAGGAAACTTTGGAGCAGGAATTGCCCAGCCATAAACGCCACGCTTTCCTCTTGTCCTTGCCCAATGTCTCCTCGGCCATCATAGAGAAGAAGAGGCAACTCCTTCACCAGGAGGTTTGGAAGGTGGCGTTGATCTCCAGCTTGGTGGCGGCTGTCCCACTGCCAGGCTTGGCCTTCACCTGCGATGTCTCCATTTTGCTAAGGAAGCTGTCCACTTACCGGCAAGATTTTGGCCTCGACGCCGCCTCCCTAACCCGGCTAGCAGAGCGTTCAGGGAAGCCGTTGGAGGTCCTGAGGGCAGAGGTACACAGTACCCTAGGCCGGAGCATCAACAAGGACGTGGTGATTGGATTGTTGGGGAAGGCCACTGGAACAGGCCTTGTAGTGGCCAATTTTTTCATCCACCGGATCCCGATTTATGGAGCCTTGGCTGCAGGGGGCCTTTCCTTCCACACCACCTATTCTATGTTGAGTCAGTGCTTAGAAGATCTTGCTGCTGATTCCCAAAAGGTTCTCCTGAAGGCCTTTGACAGTGAGGTCTGA
- the LOC110090698 gene encoding urokinase plasminogen activator surface receptor isoform X1: MWRMGQNGKSADIVRLCLSPANSLRCAKCVSKKGNCNETEVEACSSYQDACFFEVKDFIGVSGTTVKRGCTTANYCRRYPGGYKGHLDRIMYCCSSDLCEPVDYHHSHTGAENGMVCQSCIGNEAECGQNAWSEPCRGNADRCIQISQRFLPGEELEPIIKGCGDSSFRDTLVAYQIGKDFAYVEQNVCGLRNCNNRSFPDISPGQPNGLKCYTCRETGKGECDRERLQLLNCTGIMDRCVHIISKDRDVPTTIQKGCATESMCTSYSDIYYKLMRQDSYPACCKKSFCNRAGDHSGPEMLLAVAGVVLWLAMMAGK, encoded by the exons ATGTGGAGAATGGGGCAAAATGGAAAGTCAGCCGATATTGTGCGCCTATGTCTTTCCCCAGCCAATAGCTTGAGGTGCGCAAAGTGTGTGAGCAAGAAAGGAAACTGCAATGAGACCGAAGTGGAAGCGTGCAGTTCATATCAAGATGCTTGTTTCTTTGAAGTTAAGGATTTTATTGGTG TGAGCGGAACGACTGTGAAACGGGGTTGCACCACTGCAAACTATTGCCGCCGCTACCCTGGAGGGTATAAGGGACACCTGGACCGGATAATGTATTGCTGCTCTTCGGACCTCTGCGAACCTGTGGATTATCACC ACAGCCACACCGGAGCAGAAAACGGCATGGTGTGCCAGAGCTGTATTGGAAACGAAGCAGAATGCGGCCAAAACGCTTGGTCAGAGCCGTGCCGTGGGAATGCCGATCGGTGTATACAGATTTCCCAGCGCTTCCTCCCAG GTGAAGAACTAGAACCCATTATAAAAGGATGTGGAGACAGTTCCTTTAGGGACACTCTGGTGGCTTACCAGATCGGGAAAGATTTCGCCTACGTTGAGCAAAACGTCTGCGGTCTGAGGAACTGTAACAACAGGAGTTTCCCAG ACATATCTCCTGGACAACCGAACGGATTAAAGTGCTACACCTGTCGAGAGACAGGGAAGGGGGAGTGTGACCGTGAGAGGCTGCAGCTTTTGAACTGCACCGGGATCATGGATCGGTGTGTGCACATCATAAGCAAAG atCGTGACGTGCCGACAACTATCCAGAAGGGTTGTGCCACAGAGTCGATGTGCACCAGCTATTCCGATATCTATTATAAGCTGATGAGGCAGGATTCGTACCCTGCCTGCTGCAAGAAGTCCTTCTGCAACCGAGCAGGAGATCATTCTGGTCCAGAGATGCTGCTGGCAGTGGCGGGTGTTGTCCTGTGGCTGGCGATGATGGCTGGGAAATAG
- the LOC110090698 gene encoding urokinase plasminogen activator surface receptor isoform X2 yields MRPYVYLGIILFCLHTANSLRCAKCVSKKGNCNETEVEACSSYQDACFFEVKDFIGVSGTTVKRGCTTANYCRRYPGGYKGHLDRIMYCCSSDLCEPVDYHHSHTGAENGMVCQSCIGNEAECGQNAWSEPCRGNADRCIQISQRFLPGEELEPIIKGCGDSSFRDTLVAYQIGKDFAYVEQNVCGLRNCNNRSFPDISPGQPNGLKCYTCRETGKGECDRERLQLLNCTGIMDRCVHIISKDRDVPTTIQKGCATESMCTSYSDIYYKLMRQDSYPACCKKSFCNRAGDHSGPEMLLAVAGVVLWLAMMAGK; encoded by the exons ATGAGGCCGTACGTGTATCTTGGGATCATCCTCTTTTGTCTTCACACAG CCAATAGCTTGAGGTGCGCAAAGTGTGTGAGCAAGAAAGGAAACTGCAATGAGACCGAAGTGGAAGCGTGCAGTTCATATCAAGATGCTTGTTTCTTTGAAGTTAAGGATTTTATTGGTG TGAGCGGAACGACTGTGAAACGGGGTTGCACCACTGCAAACTATTGCCGCCGCTACCCTGGAGGGTATAAGGGACACCTGGACCGGATAATGTATTGCTGCTCTTCGGACCTCTGCGAACCTGTGGATTATCACC ACAGCCACACCGGAGCAGAAAACGGCATGGTGTGCCAGAGCTGTATTGGAAACGAAGCAGAATGCGGCCAAAACGCTTGGTCAGAGCCGTGCCGTGGGAATGCCGATCGGTGTATACAGATTTCCCAGCGCTTCCTCCCAG GTGAAGAACTAGAACCCATTATAAAAGGATGTGGAGACAGTTCCTTTAGGGACACTCTGGTGGCTTACCAGATCGGGAAAGATTTCGCCTACGTTGAGCAAAACGTCTGCGGTCTGAGGAACTGTAACAACAGGAGTTTCCCAG ACATATCTCCTGGACAACCGAACGGATTAAAGTGCTACACCTGTCGAGAGACAGGGAAGGGGGAGTGTGACCGTGAGAGGCTGCAGCTTTTGAACTGCACCGGGATCATGGATCGGTGTGTGCACATCATAAGCAAAG atCGTGACGTGCCGACAACTATCCAGAAGGGTTGTGCCACAGAGTCGATGTGCACCAGCTATTCCGATATCTATTATAAGCTGATGAGGCAGGATTCGTACCCTGCCTGCTGCAAGAAGTCCTTCTGCAACCGAGCAGGAGATCATTCTGGTCCAGAGATGCTGCTGGCAGTGGCGGGTGTTGTCCTGTGGCTGGCGATGATGGCTGGGAAATAG